ACCTGGGCATTGGCACCGGGATACTGGGCGGAAACCTCCACGGTCGGGGGCGCGATCTCGGGGTACTGGGCCACGGGAAGGGAAAAATACGCCAGCACACCGATGATGAAAATCACCACCGACAGCACAATCCCGAAGATGGGCCGGTCAATGAAAAAGCGGCCGAACCTCACGGTGCAGCTCCTGTCACCGGCGCATCGGCAGGTGCAGCCTCCTGCAGCGTCACGGGCATGCCGGGACGGACTTTCTGCAGTCCTGTCACGATGACCCGGTCCGCAGGCCCAAGCCCCTCACGGATCACGCGCAGCAGGCCCTCCCGCTGGCCCACCACCACGGGACGGTACTGGATGACGTTCTTTTCATCCACCACCAGCACGAAACGGCGGCCCTGGTCCGTGCCAATAGCTTCGTCCGGGACCAGC
Above is a genomic segment from Pseudomonadota bacterium containing:
- a CDS encoding efflux RND transporter permease subunit, which produces MRFGRFFIDRPIFGIVLSVVIFIIGVLAYFSLPVAQYPEIAPPTVEVSAQYPGANAQV